In the Rubrivivax gelatinosus IL144 genome, CCCGGCGGGCGCCGGCTGCATCAGGCTGCCGTCGAAGGCGAAGCCCGGCACGCGGTCGCGCGCCAGCAGAAGCGGGCCGTCGAGGTCGACGAAACGCGCCCAGGGCGCGAGCAGGAAGGCCGGCGCCATGGCCAGCGAAGTGCCGAGCATGCAGCCGACCATCAGCCCGAGGCCGCGTTCGCGCGCCGCGTTCGCCACCTCGATCGCCTCGGTGAGGCCGCCGGTCTTGTCGAGCTTGACGTTGACATAGGCGTAGCGCCGCGCGACGGTGTCCAGCGTCTCGCGGCCGTGGAAGCTCTCGTCGGCGCACAGCGGCACCGGCGAGGCGAAGCCTTCGAGCACCGCGTCGGCGGCGGCCGGCAGCGGCTGCTCGATCAAGGCGACGCCGGCCTGGGCGCAGGCGGCGAGGTGGCGGTCCAGGTTCGCTTCGCTCCAGGCCTCGTTGGCGTCGACGATCAGCGTCGCGCCGGGCGCCGCGGCGCGAACGGCACGGATGCGCTCCTCGTCGCCGTCGCCGCCGAGCTTGACCTTCAGCAGCGGACGCTCGGCGGCGCGCGCCGCGGCGGCGGCCATCGTGCCGGGGTCGCCCAGGCTCAGTGTGTAGGCGGTGACGGTCGGCTGCGGCTCGGGCAGGCCGGCCTGCGCCCAGACCGGGCGGCCGGCGCGACGCGCCTCCAGCGCCCAGAGCGCGGCGTCGAGCGCGTTGCGGGCCGCGCCGGCCGGCATCGCGGCGGCGAGATCGGCACGCCGGCCGCCGGCAGCGAGCCAGGCGGACTGGGCACGCATCAGTTCGGCAACGCCCTCGACCGTTTCGCCGTAGCGCGCGTAGGGCACGCACTCGCCCTGCCCGGTCACGCCGCCCTGCGTGACGCTGGCGACGACGACCACGGCCTCGGTCTTGGTACCGCGCGAGATCGTGAAGCCGCCGGCGATCGGCCAGCGCTCGACCGCGACCTCGAGGCGGGCCTCAGACACGGCCGCTCTCGGGGAAGTCGGCGAGCAGGCGGTCGACGAGCACGTCGACGCCGTAGCGCACCGGGTCGGTGGCCGGCAGGCCGTGTTCGTGCGCCAGCTCGGCCAGCAGTGCGCGCGCCTCGGCCTCGCCCAGCGCCTTGGTGTTGATCGCGATGCCGACCGGGCGGATCGCCGGGTTGGTCAGCCGGCCGCAGCGCACGGTCAGCTCGATGACCTCGGCGATCGTCGGCAGCGCGTGCGTCACGCCGCGCATCGTGCGCCGCGTCGGCTCGTGGCAGACGACGAAGGCGTCGGGCTGGGCGCCATGCAGCAGGCCCAGCGAGACGCCGGCGAACGAGGGGTGGAACAGCGAGCCCTGGCCTTCGATCAGGTCCCAGTGGCCGGGTGCGGCGGCCGGCGCCAGCCATTCGACGGCGCCGGAGATGAAGTCGGCGACGACGGCGTCGATGGCCACGCCGTGGCCGGAGATGAAGACGCCGGTCTGGCCGGTGGCGCGGAAGTCGGCGTCCAGGCCGCGGGCGCGCATCGCACGTTCCAGCGCCAGCGCGGTGTACTTCTTGCCCGACGAGCAGTCGGTGCCGACGGTCAGCAGCCGCAGCCCGGAGCGCTTGGTGCCCTTGCCGGTGGCGAAGGTCTGGTCGTTGTGGCGCACGTCGAAGAGCTGCACGCCGTTGTGCGCCGCGGCCTCGCGGATCTCGGGGATCTGGCCCAGGCGCACGTGCAGCCCGCTGGCGACGTCGAGCCCGGCCTCGATGGCCTGGACGATGGTCGCCACCCAGTGCGCCGGCAGCACTCCGCCGGCGTTGGCGACGCCGACGATCAGCGTCTTCGCGCCGGCGGCCACGCCTTCGGCGATCGTCATCTCGGGCAGGCCGAGGTCGGCCTGGCAGCCGGGCAACCGGGTCTGGCCGAGACACCACTCTCGACGCCAGTCGACGATGCCGTGGGCGGTCTTGGCGGCGAGCTGGTCGTGCACGTCGCCGAGGAACATCAGGTACGGATGCGCAATGTCCATCGAAGCTCCTGAGGATCGGGGCGGCTGACGCTCGGCGCCGCGGCCGTGCCCCGATTGTGCGCAAAGCCTGGACGACTCAGAAGCTCGTCCAGTCGTCGTCGGCCGCCGGCGCCGTGGCCGCCGCGGGTGCGGGAGCCGGCGCGGCCTTGGCCGGCTTGCTCGCTGGCGCCGGCCGGGCGGCAGGCGCCAGCGCGACCGGCGGCGCGACCGGCGCCGAGACGGGCGCCACGGCTGCGGGCACCGGCGCATGGCGCGGCACAGCCGCGGCGGCGTCCACGCGGAAGACCGAGACCGCCTCGACCAGCAGCCCGGCCTGCTGGCGCAGGCTGTCGGCGGCCGAAGCGCTCTCCTCGACCAGCGCGGCGTTCTGCTGCGTCACCTGGTCCATCTGCGTCACCGCCTCGGCGACCTGGCCGACGCCGCGGCTCTGCTCGCCACTGGCCGAGCTGATCTCGCCGACGATGTCGCTGACGCGGCGGATCGACGCGACGATCTCGTCCATGCGCGCGCCGGCCTGGTCGACCAGCGTGCTGCCCTGCTCGACCTGCTCGACGCTGTGGGTGATCAGGCCCTTGATCTCGCGTGCCGCCGTGGCCGAACGCTGCGCGAGGTTGCGCACCTCGCCGGCGACGACCGCGAAGCCGCGGCCCTGCTCGCCGGCACGCGCCGCCTCGACCGCGGCGTTGAGCGCCAGGATGTTGGTCTGGAAAGCGATGCCGTCGATCGTGCCGATGATGTCGGCGATGCGGCGGCTGGAGTCGTTGATGTCCTTCATCGTCGTCACGACCTGGGCGACGACCTCGCCGCCGCGCGAGGCGGCGTCGGAGGCGCTGCGCGCGAGCTGGTCGGCCTGCTGGGCGTTGTCGGCGTTGTGGCGCACGGTCTCGCCGAGCTCGCTCATCGTCGCGGCGGTCTGCTGCAGCGCGCTGGCCTGCTCCTCGGTGCGCTGGCTGAGGTCCTGGTTGCCCAGCGCGATCTGGGCGCTGGCGGTGGCCACGCTCTCGGCGTTGCGGCGCACGCTGCCGACGGTGGCCACCAGCGACTCCTGCATGCGCGCCAGCGCGGCCAGCATCTCGCCGGTCTCGTCGTAGCGGCGCACCTCGATGCGCTGCGTCAGG is a window encoding:
- the dgcA gene encoding N-acetyl-D-Glu racemase DgcA; translated protein: MSEARLEVAVERWPIAGGFTISRGTKTEAVVVVASVTQGGVTGQGECVPYARYGETVEGVAELMRAQSAWLAAGGRRADLAAAMPAGAARNALDAALWALEARRAGRPVWAQAGLPEPQPTVTAYTLSLGDPGTMAAAAARAAERPLLKVKLGGDGDEERIRAVRAAAPGATLIVDANEAWSEANLDRHLAACAQAGVALIEQPLPAAADAVLEGFASPVPLCADESFHGRETLDTVARRYAYVNVKLDKTGGLTEAIEVANAARERGLGLMVGCMLGTSLAMAPAFLLAPWARFVDLDGPLLLARDRVPGFAFDGSLMQPAPAGLWG
- the dgcN gene encoding N-acetyltransferase DgcN produces the protein MDIAHPYLMFLGDVHDQLAAKTAHGIVDWRREWCLGQTRLPGCQADLGLPEMTIAEGVAAGAKTLIVGVANAGGVLPAHWVATIVQAIEAGLDVASGLHVRLGQIPEIREAAAHNGVQLFDVRHNDQTFATGKGTKRSGLRLLTVGTDCSSGKKYTALALERAMRARGLDADFRATGQTGVFISGHGVAIDAVVADFISGAVEWLAPAAAPGHWDLIEGQGSLFHPSFAGVSLGLLHGAQPDAFVVCHEPTRRTMRGVTHALPTIAEVIELTVRCGRLTNPAIRPVGIAINTKALGEAEARALLAELAHEHGLPATDPVRYGVDVLVDRLLADFPESGRV
- a CDS encoding methyl-accepting chemotaxis protein; translated protein: MLAKLKIGPRLGLAFGLLVVLMIAMSITAATQTHSIAGNVRYFTTNIVPSLTTMNEARGYLSDRRILEYRHLSTGDLAEKEQIQARIAGVDKSLDESLARYFREDISDDTDRRNTEAFKAAVETYRRLWPDIEAMSRASAGDASLEDRASKLMLGDSAQAFTAADRAGKAWIAHMVELASRGAVTASEDETLATRLLFVGGLFGTLLGIGAAVLMTRSVVRPLREAVDAANRVAAGDLTQRIEVRRYDETGEMLAALARMQESLVATVGSVRRNAESVATASAQIALGNQDLSQRTEEQASALQQTAATMSELGETVRHNADNAQQADQLARSASDAASRGGEVVAQVVTTMKDINDSSRRIADIIGTIDGIAFQTNILALNAAVEAARAGEQGRGFAVVAGEVRNLAQRSATAAREIKGLITHSVEQVEQGSTLVDQAGARMDEIVASIRRVSDIVGEISSASGEQSRGVGQVAEAVTQMDQVTQQNAALVEESASAADSLRQQAGLLVEAVSVFRVDAAAAVPRHAPVPAAVAPVSAPVAPPVALAPAARPAPASKPAKAAPAPAPAAATAPAADDDWTSF